TTATATTATTGCGTTCCGCAAGCATGATTTTATGTTTCCACTCCAAATCCCAATACCCACACaccatttttatttgcaaatcaCCAGGAGAACAAAAAACTTACTGCTTTTGTCCAGCATCTTTGAAAAAGCTGCGGAACGAGAGCCTAGCCCCTACGGAATAGGACCTTTGATCTCTTAGATCATTCCCCGACGGCGTAGACATGGTAAAGTGTCGAGACAGTTGGTGTGGGTGAAATGAACATGAACACTACAGAGTGATCGGGTAAAACAAATCTGAAAAGAaacggaataaaaaaaaagaatatttaaaacaggcagaaagtgtgtaataaataaaatttaaaagaaatcggAACTAACAAATAACTCTCATAGTATCGAAAGGGGTGGTATGCAGGTTTTGCTTACGTCAACAGGGGTAGTATGTAGTATGCAGGTTGCGTGAAACTTCGAACCCAAACGTGAACAGTTGTATTCGCAATTTTATCTATATGGGTTAATGTACACATCGTGTCTCTCAACTAACTGCTAATGAATGTAATAACAGAGTCCTATAATAACCATATTCGACGCTTGTTTGGTCGTATTATTTGTTCTAAGGAAAACAGTCCATCTTTAATTAATCCATTCAAAATGAGCAGTCACCTACCCGTAAGATTACATTAATTAGCACgtgttttaatttgtattatacagagtgtttcataacAGTATGTCAAAAATTCGGAGAGTGAATCTGTggattattttaagaaaaaaagttcatatgaacataggATCGTTTTCGCTTCCTGCCATACAGGGCGGCAGAAAAATTTTTGGAGacctttttttcacaaaaatatggagcattgagaaaattatttttacaaaaaaacagtggcgtatcatatttttcgttaaaaacGTTCAGGGTCACATCAATGGGGATGCCAGtggtgaaataaaaataatttttatcccCCTTAAAAGTTGCGTCTCTACACCTATTTTACGCTCCCcaatattcagaaaaatatttatttagaggGTGCTAAGTAGGTATCTCAGCACACGCACAACAACTCCTTGTTCATTTGGGTGATATTAATAGCTCTTGCTACTgcacaaacaaataaaaatctctttaattccagaattaataaaagatGATTGTTTTTAAGTGTTTGATATACACCTAATAtcttgctttatttattactctCTGCGACTCGCTCTGCAATGACAAATTACATTCAatgaaataaacttttaaattggGCCTATAAATATAACCGCTCTGCAACTGATACATCTCAGAAACGATTTCATGCAACACGTTTCGTGGATTGTACTGGAGGGATAACAAACTGAAAGtacaatttatttatcaaaaaatcctTAATATATCGACAGCCGTGGCCCATCGtgtaaactttttttcctAGAGATAAGTTCCTTTAAGTCGTCTTTGAAGATTGTAAGCCCCAGGGGAATCCTCACCTGGTGTACACCGTGTggcacttttttattaatgattaaATAAGCAAAATTCGTCGGGATCTAATGTGGAATTTATTGCCACTTTCGTattcaaaagatattttaagatTACTGCAATATCCAGAAAATTGGCTTTTATGTCACCGTTAACGGTAGGAAGAGAACTAAGCCGGTAAAACTTTACGAAAACCGCATGCAATCGAGGTAACTGCGGGCATCAACCATTTGGACCAAGTGTTCTATGCTTAAAGCACCGTTTAGCGCTAAGCACAGTTTACACCCCAGGCGCCTGCTGGGGGTGTGAGCTCTGCCAATTATCGACCAATGATGTCACTGTTCATGGCGCTACTGTAATTGTTGCTACACAAAACACGAAAAATTATATGGATCGATCGTTTGCGGTTTGAAATTCGAATGTAGAGAATGATGTTGATGGGGGAAGAAAAAGAATGTCTATGAGGCAAATATTCTACAAAGTGCTACGAATGCGTAGCATTTGAACTCATAGCAAACAAGCACTCGTGCACGCGCggttttttccatttctaatCACATCCATGCAATGCCCTTATTATAGCTCATATGAATAAGTATGTTCGTTTTGGGTATAAGGGTAAGTATTTCAAGgtattttcaagatatttccGGTAATTTTCTGggctttttcaaaatattttaaggtatTTCCAATGGACggtttttgtacaaaaatatcATCAGCGATCTACCCCTAGTTTTCCTGGTTACTgcgtgaaaaaaaaacagagcCTGATAGTGCTGGTGACTGTACCACCAATAGACAACAAAGTTCAATGTCAAAGGCCAAGTTTATCAGATAATCACATACCCGCAACCTGTAGCGCAGGCCAAGTCATCATTTACCACTGACCATCCCTAGCAGCTCCTAAACTTTATTGTCAATTGcgtttttattcttttttttataattggcCTGGTAAGTGACACAGTTGAAGAATGGTATCTATGCTAGAGTGGAACACAAATAATTCGTGAAGCccatattttttgaaaccaGCATGAAAAGCCCATTTATTAAGATTCTAACATATAGGACGGTCCACTATAAAAATGACTTGTCCAAAGCCACAAAGAAACAATCTCATGAGCACTCCCAGAATTCACCTTTAAGAGCCTTTCTGGGCAAGTGCATTACTCATTTCGAGTTCAAATCCGCAACATGAGTTGCTCAAGGCTCTCGACCTGTTCTAAGATGGTTGACTATCCAGTTAGAACaaactttatatttataactgtattttttaaactgtaCAAGTATGAAGACACAAAAgtgctttttgatttttgaaggGGCTTTCAGTCACACTTCAAATGCCCTGTACCTACTTTTATTTCGACTCTAGTTTGCAACATTTGGCTGCCCCAAGAGGTGTCCATATCTCTTTTGCCTGGGCATGCTTCCAGTCTAAAACTAACTTTTAGAGACAACAACAACAAGGATACCTAATGGGGAAACATGCAAAAGAACTCTCCACTAATCCTAAATAATCCCCTAGGGAAAATGCAAAATCTGGGAACCATAATAAAGGAGCATAGACGTGGTGATAAAAGGGGTAGGGGCCCTCTTGCTGACCTTGAAGCCTTGACCTCGAATAGACAAAGCCAGTGGTTTATTTACTATCTCTCTCAAGGGGAAAACAGAGGGATAGGGATTAGATCACTGTGCTAATATTTCCCTTTTGACTTAAGCAAATACTCATGTAGCATAACTGTTATGACATAAATGAGAACTGATAAAGGAGACtgatttatttacttgtttaAGTTAAACTTTACATCCCTCTGGGGTGCACTTTAAGAGGTATGGACAGGGATACATAAAACTAGGGCTAAGTTCTGGCTAAAGACAACTTACCTTCTCTAAATTTGATGCACGAAAGTGTTTAAACCCATTGAATAATAACACAATTCGTATAATAACATTGCACAGGAAAGCGACTTCTACTTACATGTTGTGTGGAATGCTGTTCAAGCAAATTCTATGAACTTGTTGTTGACCTGTGGGACTGCTAAAATAGCACAAATTGAAGTTGATTTAGCACACAATCTCGAGTAAAAACAGtcggaacattttttttaactgtccGGAAGGTAAGCAAGAGTACAGAGCAAGCACCGGAATTGGTATATTGTCACATTATACGCGATCTGCGGTGGGTGCTTGAAGTGTTTTTGGACCGAACGCAGAATTATTTGTCTTGTTCGGTGATAAAACAGCACAATCAACGGAAATAAGTACGcacaattacaaaaattaatcaatatcGAGAGGAGTATACACTTGAAACTTGGGTATGGAAACAAATCacaaatctgtaaaaaatttgacagAAGAACAGAAGTTCGGCGCGCGGCGCAGCCGCCAGATTTCATCGATCACGATCGCAACGCCGGCAACCCGGCGAACGGCCGCCCTTGCAACGTTGCCAAGCAACTCGAaaatccgtcaaatatacagtgtgtttcaAGTTCTAATGCTACTATGCAGCCTTTAATCACGACCTCTATATCGGAAAATAACGCTAGTTTGAGATGTAAATGACATTACAAGAATGCCTTGTTAAGGAAAGACAGAGAGGATAAgattctttgaaaattctcaattacacattttttgaaataacacttaacaccctgtactCAACAAGCAAAGTTCTGCGCAGCTATAGTCATACTGATTTTCTTCCCATTTCGTCAAGGCCTATTTGTGGTGCGCATTTCGAAGACAGcctctacagggtgtcttatTTAAGTATGCCTACTTGCGGTCGAACAGTGAAAGTATATCGGTTAAAGAGGAAAAAGCAACTATGTTGGGGATTTTTAACATGTCACAAGCAGCATTGCCAAATTACTTTTGATTTCTGagatattacaaaaaatgtaaaattaattgctcAAAACTACCAATAAAAAGTACTCGTCAGTTCaatcaagaaaaatttaatatattttttggtaatcTCTTCTTTCTTACAATAAGCGAATTGTCCTTCCAATAAGACATATGGTGTTCAAGATATCGATCCCATCTCCCCTTCTTTAAATACGGATCTTTGACTATTGTGGAAACGCCCAAAACTAATTTTCCCTAATTTCAGGGACATATTCAAGATGTGCGCTTCCACTTTGTCATGGGTATCCTGGGGGGAAAAACACCTATTTTCTGTGGTAAACCGttactttttatttgaaataactcATTTGACGTTTGATGTGAAGTGCTCTatgctttaaatataaaataacacacGAAATGAAGAACTTCTAAGTAAAACTATATTCTTATTAGCCTAACACCATACTGAGATATAGAATTATTTCATGACTTCGATCCTGATATGGAGAGTTTACAATAAAAGGTGTATAAGCAACGCAAAATTATACTGAATATGGAGAAACAACTGTTATCGACCAcatgtgtaaaaaaaattcaaaagaacCGCACTCAATCACTATCTTCATGACGCCTGGACTTCTTCTTTTTATGCGGTCTATGATTGGGACTTCTGGACCTCGACTTATGTTTCCTCGTTCGACTTCGAGACCGTTCCCTCCGCCTAGATCTAAGGAAAGTGTCAAAATTTGTTCTCTTCAAATGTCTActtaaaaagcaaatattttcacATCAAAGCCTTaagaacttttattaaaacagattTGAATCGTAAATATATCCAATTCCCTGTTTAAAACCAAACAAGAGTGTTAAACAAATCCATACTCAATGCACTACTCACTTTTCCCTTTCGAGATCCCTCATCGGTCGTATGGATCTTCCTCGGCTATCATGCTCCCTGTCCCTTTCACGCTCTCTATCCCTGGAACTGCTTCTTCTACTCAGAGACCTCCTGAACTGAGGCACGCCCATCATATGCGCAGGTCTGGGCGGACTGCCCCCTGTCAAGGTTTTTATTTCAGTTGGCTGCCAGTGTGGATTACCTTGTCCttccacttaaaaaaatataatagtgTTAATATTGGCGATTTTCTTTGGTTTAAAACGTGTGTGGAAATCATGACTTcaattaaaaacgatttttgcTTGCGTTATGTTGTGTGAACATCCAAGTGgcaataaaaaactattttataaaCTTTCAAGTACCACCTATGTTATAGAAGTTAAAGAGTTACCAGCTGTTTGCCTGGTTACTTCTGAATAGACTTAAGAATACTCAACTATTTACTTACTCCACTGAGAGTCCTGAGTAGGCTCATAGCCACCCCCATAAAAAGGTTCTAGTTCTAAATTAAAGCCATATTCTGGTGGAGGAATTAATGGTTCACCATAGCTCATTGGTGGAGGCATGGTCATATCAGGAAATCCTGGTTTCCTGCTGTATTCTCTTCTATCAGCTGTCATTACCTACAACCATAAAACTATTCACTACActataaataagaaaacaacTTGCAATACTTGTATTGTATTCATTTTGGGGGTGTCATTTGATGGAGGGGGTACTGGCATGTAGTTTTGATTTGGATACTTATTGATATCATTTACAATCACTGGCCCTCTGGGAAGGCCTATGGAATTTAATGCCATCATGCCCACACCAGATTCATTGATACGAATTCtagaacaaaataatttttaactagaAATCTAGTGCTTTAAAAAACTACAATCGTTACCGTTTCTGCCGTTCACAATAAGCCTTCCAAGTGTCCTCATTAAAcccataattaaaataatctgTTATGTCAGCACCAGGTTTCCTCCAGGGTTTATCCTCTAGAGAATCTAAGTTATAATCAGATGCAGGTACTCCATTAATTGTACCAATCTGCTCAAATTcttctatttgaaatttcccAGTCTGTTGTACTTGTTTGCTTTTATCTCCAATTGTAGTGGAAAGGCCACctaaagcaaaaattattactttcaaCACACAACTGTATCAAACAAACTTGATAAAGTGACCTCTTTTAATGCTATGCTGTTGTGTGTATGAAGCAGAAGTTGTAGTTTTAATATCGCCAATAACAACATTCACATCATCATCACTGTCATCTTCTAGATCTTCTTCATCATCTCCATTTTGCTTCACTTCTTCATCCTCTCTCTCCTGTGCTGTATCACCGTTTTCGAGTTCCTCCAAAGGTTCATCTACTCCTGGAGGTCCATCATCTTCTGGAGGATTCTGCAAGATCCTTCTTTCTATGCTTCCATCTGGAGTAAtctatttaatgaattttaataggtttttcttcattaaagTAGGTGCAagtgtaaataaaacaaaaatagtttattaaaGGAACTCCAAACATAAGATATTACTGGAATGAGTATTAACTTAAATTGCTCTTAATAGATATCTGATTTATGAACTTTAGAATGTTGACttgatcaaatattttataccaaattttttaatagctTTTCTTGCCTTGAGTGATGCAATCTTTATTTTGTtagcttttttgttttaaataatatatctaAAGCTGCATCTTGGTACATAAATATGGTGAATCTTGATATGTGCAAGTTAGTTTGAGTTAAGGATGCCTACCTCCGGATAGTCATCAGGAACAGGCTTTGCAGGAGAAGACACTGGACCTTCTGTGGGGTCTATTGGTTGCAAGAATTGGTCTGCTTGTTCTTGAGGTGTAGAGCCATCAGGATTATCTCCATATAACCACTGATCATCATTTTCAATATCGTCTGCCATGTCTTGTATAAATTTAGGGATAAACAAGACACATATAAACCGGTTAAGTATGCAGGACTAGCTGAGAACTCAGGACTCCGAGAAATCAGAGGTTGAGGTTGCAGACTAGATTAGCACCTTAGAATATAAAACATCATGTTTTATATTCTAAGATTAACACAAGCACGCGTAAAATCCGTAAATATATAGTGGaggtattttaatatttttacgtaattaattaaaaacaactcacccaacaaaaatattctatgaataaaataaatacaaatacaaaacCAAACCAATAGAAAAATCAGTCAGATTATCGAATTTGGACGATGTCGATATCGGACTTGGTGTACTGTATGGTGTCAAACTCGTTACAATTAACCAAGAGAATGAGAAGGATACAGAGAAGAATTGAGAATCTAATTCCCTATATTTCTGTGTGCTTTGGGATGTTTTTAAGATAAGAAAAACGATTTATCTagaatcaattttattatatcagTACGCTGTCAACCTAACTAAATGAGGATATATCTGCTCTTATTACACTAGTGCACTTTGATTAGTAAGAAGCTGTTCTATTACCAATCTTCCATTTCGGAAGCTCCATAAAATGTCAAGTTAAATGTCAGagtcaaatttttgttttggcGCTTGGATCAGGTTGAATTGACGGCATTGACAATTTCATCTTTTCATGCACAAGGCGCCATGGCCGCCGATCAGGAACAATTTTGTCACATATTAACATCTCTGTTATCCACTGATAACGCCATCCGATCTCAAGCCGAGGTAAGCTATTTAATCCTATCATTTCCCTTTGTCCATTAACAGGCTTTCGAGCTAGAGGCAATGTTTGGTGTTGGCatatttttgctttgtttGCGGTCTTTCTGCAACGTGTTGGAGTCCCAATGTTCCAATACAACATGCTGtcgcaaaaaaataccatgaATCATCATAATTATGCgcatatattaattttatgatcAAATTTGACACCTTAACTTACCCTAATAACAATATGAGCATCTTTTTCCACCTTCAACATCACCCTATGTATATGCTCACAAAGGGCGCCAAAATGCTCACCCAAGTCGTACTTACTGCTCTAACCATAGCTTgaccacaatttttttttcttaggaagtTTACAGCAACATACCAATAGAGAGAAAAATCAGTTATTTACTCGGTGCAATTCACAATGCAAACCTTGACACTGAAGTTAGGCAAATATCTGCAGTCTTATTACGGAGAGTCTTCTCTAATGATTTTACGGACTTCTTTCCTAAACTTCCACCAGAGAGTCAGACTCAGCTCAAAGAGCAAGTCTTACTTGCTGTGCAACAGGTTCGATCTGAATTGCTAAGACATAAAGTTTGCGAAGTTGTAGCTGAAGTGGCCAGGAATCTTATAGATGATGAAGGAAATAACCAGTGGCCTGAGTTTTTGCAGGTAAGATGTATTTGAATGTGTTTTCAATCAGAGCCAGTTCTGCCTAACATGCAAAATATTCTTAACTGTTACCTGTTAATTGAAAAggatttgaattaaattatgaaGTGATGAATTAGTGTAATATGACTTAAAAATCATGAATTGGTACACTGCCATTTATATTTAAcacaatataattttcaagcTTCTTTTGCATGTTAACTTGTATATTTCTTACAAAAACAAGTGTGTAACAAACCACAGAGAAGGAAGTGTTTCTAAATGGTAACTTTATCTAACACAGAAACgataacaaattttatgtCTGTAGGAGTAAAAAACTGAACCCTagtttatttagttttaatggGGCATTGATAGTTTCTGCATATATAAACCctgttttttccttttttttgcaGTTCCTTTTCCACTGCGCAAATGACCCAAATCCGCAACTCAAGGAATCTGCCTTAACAATGTTCACAAGTGTGCCAGGCGTATTTGGAAACCAACAAAACAATTATCTAGACCTGATTAAACAAATGCTGATGCAAAGTCTGCAACCGACCGAAGCATATGAAGTTAGATTCCAAGCTGTCAGAGCTGTTGGCGCCTTCATTTTAATCAAcgacaaagaaacacaaattttgaaacattttgcTGATCTTTTGACACCTATGCTCGCTGTGATTGCTGAAAGCATTCAACATCATGATGATGATAATGTTTTGAAAGTATGTATGTAAGGAAGAGTGACTTCTTAAATATCCTAGGTTTCCCCTAGGTGCTGATTGATCTGGCCGAGAATACCCCCAAATATCTTAGACCTCAGTTGATAAATATATTCGAAATGAGTATGAAATTGTTCAGAGATTCAGGGGCGCTCGACAGTTGGAGAACCTTAGGCTTGGAAGTAATGGTTACCCTGGCAGAAGTAGCACCGGCAATGATCAGAAAGATGGCAGGCAAATATATGGAGCAGTTAGTGCCTCTTATTTTGCAGTTCATGGCCGACTTAGAAGACGAAGAAAATTGGGCGGAATCGGACGAACAGCTGGACGAAGATACTGATAGTAATAATGTGATTGCCGAAGCGGCATTAGATCGACTAGCTACAGGATTAGGTACTAGCAATTGACTTCTAATGATCATTGACAAGACAATGATGTTCACAGGAGGAAAGGTGATTTTACCTTTGGTAACATCAAATATTCCCCAAATGCTGAGCAACCCAAATTGGAAGCAACGGCATGCCGCTTTAATGGCAATTAGTGCTATTGGCGAAGGTTGTCAGAAACAAATGGAACCGATGTTGCCGCAGATTATGGAGGGTGTACCGGGGGTTATGGAAAGCATCGTAAGATACTTACAGGACCCACATCCAAGGGTAAGCTTTTCCTCCACGTTTAAGGGAGGTCTGTTTAAGAATTCAAGTATATTTATACTTGAATAATCAACAATGTAAAATCATATCGTTAGGTGAGGTACGCAGCTTGCAACGCCATTGGTCAGATGTCTTCAGACTTTGCTCcggtttttgagaaaaagttcCACGATCGGGTAGTTCCCGGATTACTTATGCTGTTAGACGATAACGCCAATCCAAGAGTTCAAGCACACGCAGGTAAGCAGAATACCTCTTGAGTAGTTAtcttattttacaatttttcctaTAACTCTTGCAGCGTTTGAGAtactcaatttaaattttgatttgcgTTGAGGCGTCTGTTTTTCATTACAGAAAAGACCTAGTAATATTGGAATCGTTCTTTTACTTAGGTGCCGCCTTAGTAAACTTCGCCGAAGATTGTCCCAAACACATCCTAAGCGGTTACCTTGAACCCCTCATGGCAAAACTTGAAACCATCCTGACCTCAAAAGTGAACGAGCTGGTGGAAAAGGGAACCAAACTCGTTTTGGAACAAGTCGTCACAACAATAGCAAGTGTCGCCGACACTGCTGAGAACGAATTCGTCACCTATTACGATCGTCTGATGCCCTGTTTGAAATACATTATTCAAAATGCCAACAAAGAAGAATATAAGCTGCTCAGAGGTTAATATTTAATAGCTGATATTAACAAGAATATTTTGGatggttttcttttatttaggTAAGGCCATTGAGTGCGTCACCTTGATAGGCACTGCTGTGGGCCCTGAGAAATTCAGTGCAGACGCCACCCAAGTCATGGACATGTTACTCAAAACCCACGGAAATGGGATAGAGCTTCCAGATGATGATCCTCAAACTAGCTACTTAATATCGGCCTGGTCAAGGATATGTCAAGTATGGAATGGGAATAGGGATTGTAGTGTTTTTGTCTCAAAATTCATAGACAATTCTGATTCGTTTGATATTCAGTTTATTAGTATATCATGTTGTTTTTATAggttttaggaaaaaattttgaGCCATACTTACCCCTGGTGATGAGTTCTGTTGTGAGAACTGCATCCATGAAACCCGACGTAGCTCTTTTGGACAGCGATGAAATGGCTGGTGTAGAAGGTCAAGATGATGAATGGCAGTTCATTTCGCTCGGGGAACAGAAGAATTTCGGTATTCGCACAGCCGGTAAGTTTACTTGTAACGAGTAAATCCATTATAAAGAGACTATCTGATGGTATTCTGTTTATAGGCTTGGAGGATAAAGCTGCGGCTTGCATGATGTTAGCATGCTATGCTCGTGAATTAAAGGACGCGTTCGCGCCCTACGCTGAAGAGATTGTAAAACTGATGGTCCCgatgttaaaattttactttcatgATGGTGTACGAAACGCAGCCGCTGAATCTCTACCATGGCTGTTAGAATGCGTTATGTGCAGgtgagaaaataataaaataactacatgaattcttattattttctgctttctattcttttctgttgattctCAGTTCATCGTTTACTAAAGACTCAGACGAAAATCCTTGTTGAGTTATTTGTCTTTATGTTagtattaacattatttttggcaattctttgtttctttttcaaaacagAGGCCCGGCATTCGTCAACGATATGTGGCTCTTCATTTGCCCAGATTTATTGCGAGCCCTAGATACCGAACCCGAAAATGAAGTATTACTCGTAATGTTAGACTCGCTGGCCAGATGTATCCTGAAATTGGGACCTTCATACATAAGCCAAGAATCAATGACTGAGATTTTAAGAATCGCTGACAAACTGATGACCGAACACTTTGACAGGGCCAACGACAGACATAAAAAGCATTTAGATGAAGACTATGATGAGGTAAGTTCCtcagttttttaatatcaagAGTACGAAATTAgagttgtaaaatttttgaccgaaaaaattacatgttcTTTCCAGGACGTTCAAGAACAACTAGAGGACGAAGAATCCGACGACATTTATATTCTCAGTAAAGTAGCGGACGTCATACATTCACTCTTCACAGTGTATGGAGAGAATTTCATCCCTCTCTTCGATCAACTACTAAATCACTTCGTTAACCTCCTTGCACCCAATAGAAGTTCGGCCGACAGGCAGTGGGGCATTTGTGTCTTCGACGACGTCATTGAATTCACAGGTCCCGCCTGCTGCAAATACCAGCGATACTTCCTTGAACCCTTGGCGGTTTATGTTAGAGATAAAAGCGTCGAAGTACGACAAGCAGCGGCTTACGGTTGGGGCGTCCTGGCCCAGTTTGGGGGCGAACAATTTGCCACAGAATTATCGAAAATCCTACCAGTTTTGGTGGAGGTTATAAACGACTCTCAATCAAGAGATCCCAGAAATTTAAATGCGACAGAGAATGCTATTTCAGCGGtgacaaaaataatgaagtatAACAACTCGCAAATTAACTTGACAGAAATTATCCCAATTTGGTTCTCTTGGTTGCCTGTAACTGAAGAGACGGATGAAGCGCCGTATATTTATGGATATTTATGCGATTTGATAGAGCAGAATAATCAAGCAGTTATAGGTATGTATGGGTGttttgttattataatttGGCAGGTAATATAGGGTTAATTTTTAACTCTAATGAGaaagaaataacaatatgTAATATACTGGGTGCTTCAGATTTTGTAATCAGAAGTTTAATAAGTcctaatttaattacattGATAATTGAGTATTTTCCTCATCTTACCTAATTctctatataaaaaaggaattatgGGATATTTTGATCGTAGTATGTGCATTGTACAACTTTCACTCTCCTTTCAGGTGTTAACAACGCGAACATACCCAAAATAATTCACATCATTGCGGAAGCCTTCAACAACGAAGTGCTTGAGCCAAGTTCGACTGAAGGCGCCCGAATGCTGAATATAGTGAGACAAGTTCAGTCAAACGATACATTTTTCCAAACAGTCGTCCAAACGATGACGCCAGAACAACAG
The DNA window shown above is from Euwallacea similis isolate ESF13 chromosome 2, ESF131.1, whole genome shotgun sequence and carries:
- the Karybeta3 gene encoding importin-5, whose amino-acid sequence is MAADQEQFCHILTSLLSTDNAIRSQAEEVYSNIPIERKISYLLGAIHNANLDTEVRQISAVLLRRVFSNDFTDFFPKLPPESQTQLKEQVLLAVQQVRSELLRHKVCEVVAEVARNLIDDEGNNQWPEFLQFLFHCANDPNPQLKESALTMFTSVPGVFGNQQNNYLDLIKQMLMQSLQPTEAYEVRFQAVRAVGAFILINDKETQILKHFADLLTPMLAVIAESIQHHDDDNVLKVLIDLAENTPKYLRPQLINIFEMSMKLFRDSGALDSWRTLGLEVMVTLAEVAPAMIRKMAGKYMEQLVPLILQFMADLEDEENWAESDEQLDEDTDSNNVIAEAALDRLATGLGGKVILPLVTSNIPQMLSNPNWKQRHAALMAISAIGEGCQKQMEPMLPQIMEGVPGVMESIVRYLQDPHPRVRYAACNAIGQMSSDFAPVFEKKFHDRVVPGLLMLLDDNANPRVQAHAGAALVNFAEDCPKHILSGYLEPLMAKLETILTSKVNELVEKGTKLVLEQVVTTIASVADTAENEFVTYYDRLMPCLKYIIQNANKEEYKLLRGKAIECVTLIGTAVGPEKFSADATQVMDMLLKTHGNGIELPDDDPQTSYLISAWSRICQVLGKNFEPYLPLVMSSVVRTASMKPDVALLDSDEMAGVEGQDDEWQFISLGEQKNFGIRTAGLEDKAAACMMLACYARELKDAFAPYAEEIVKLMVPMLKFYFHDGVRNAAAESLPWLLECVMCRGPAFVNDMWLFICPDLLRALDTEPENEVLLVMLDSLARCILKLGPSYISQESMTEILRIADKLMTEHFDRANDRHKKHLDEDYDEDVQEQLEDEESDDIYILSKVADVIHSLFTVYGENFIPLFDQLLNHFVNLLAPNRSSADRQWGICVFDDVIEFTGPACCKYQRYFLEPLAVYVRDKSVEVRQAAAYGWGVLAQFGGEQFATELSKILPVLVEVINDSQSRDPRNLNATENAISAVTKIMKYNNSQINLTEIIPIWFSWLPVTEETDEAPYIYGYLCDLIEQNNQAVIGVNNANIPKIIHIIAEAFNNEVLEPSSTEGARMLNIVRQVQSNDTFFQTVVQTMTPEQQQALHAALHSSTAS
- the Fip1 gene encoding pre-mRNA 3'-end-processing factor FIP1 is translated as MADDIENDDQWLYGDNPDGSTPQEQADQFLQPIDPTEGPVSSPAKPVPDDYPEITPDGSIERRILQNPPEDDGPPGVDEPLEELENGDTAQEREDEEVKQNGDDEEDLEDDSDDDVNVVIGDIKTTTSASYTQQHSIKRGGLSTTIGDKSKQVQQTGKFQIEEFEQIGTINGVPASDYNLDSLEDKPWRKPGADITDYFNYGFNEDTWKAYCERQKRIRINESGVGMMALNSIGLPRGPVIVNDINKYPNQNYMPVPPPSNDTPKMNTIQVMTADRREYSRKPGFPDMTMPPPMSYGEPLIPPPEYGFNLELEPFYGGGYEPTQDSQWMEGQGNPHWQPTEIKTLTGGSPPRPAHMMGVPQFRRSLSRRSSSRDRERERDREHDSRGRSIRPMRDLEREKSRRRERSRSRTRKHKSRSRSPNHRPHKKKKSRRHEDSD